The Neospora caninum Liverpool complete genome, chromosome X genome includes a region encoding these proteins:
- a CDS encoding putative DNA methyltransferase 2 yields MGTQKRSESGGEPEEARRHGPPQRQFVEQAQVAPLEAESRAPGDARVPMEKRNGDRDSRAVDWQVFEFFSGIGGLHAGWDRAVEIFNCASSAFASAVVLQAPVCRAYDVNATANQVYVHNFGLSPQHLSLEHLPASLLGAEREGGSVPSSAAKTATAREAMDAMRLDAVDETKEVKKANASTRRTGKPTPARDYEQRQKPKPKKEADVWLLSPPCQPYTRGGKREDLHDPRARGLLNLLDCLERLADPPKLLFLENVRGFEESQTRARLLKVLRQRAYQVEEFLLSPTQLGFPNTRVRYYCLATRAGGAEEGGDEEGSCCLGEKRQEQEEPTSEEADTGSGEREPSARDEAHRPRDATLCPSFFEARKEATQEETHSGCLAARGEALSTHANLGEDHSDTQSPLCISPPAAALDLWCQHAGVPCECLRAGADPVPVAGSEPSARPDASPSSVSCAPPFTIRQPVSRPIGAFLDSSLSAEKLRELTVPSEKLRRFIDFARPGCSHACSAARPPRAATRFHKNRERLADSPAGAAARQTAERLEPETPGASARVGSSISRGAHETQVAQERPSGEFAVRAECRCVCCQQGNCVCAKFAFRLDVVTPESTASSTFTKGYTANIHTGGPLLLVPASSPVSPSPALPCERPTSSRPTWSARSSSSWLSSSSSGSPVSARTASCVRPPGSALCPSVTGVGNPYQHVFATEELDKTRFQHDLRETDVVRFFSREELLRLHGYPPAFSFPDSIRDKKAASLVGNSVNVDVVAVLLVHLLLGFFSSARDALKADSGAVREPAP; encoded by the coding sequence atgGGGACACAGAAGCGTAGCGAGTCGGGAGGCGAaccggaagaggcgagaaggcacgGGCCGCCACAACGGCAGTTTGTCGAACAAGCCCAGGTTGCGCCGctcgaagcagagagcaggGCGCCAGGAGACGCCCGAGTGCCCATGGAGAAGCGGAATGGAGACAGGGACTCCCGGGCTGTCGACTGGCAGGTCTTTGAATTTTTCAGCGGAATAGGaggcctgcatgcagggTGGGATCGCGCCGTGGAGATCTTCAACTGCGCATCCAGCGCGTTCGCATCCGCGGTCGTTCTACAGGCGCCAGTGTGTCGCGCGTACGATGTGAACGCAACAGCCAATCAGGTCTACGTGCACAACTTTggactgtctccgcagcaTCTATCCTTGGAGCATCTTCCGGCGTCGCTGCTGGGTGCCGAGCGCGAGGGCGGGAGTGTTCCCAGCTCCGCGGCAAAAACGGCGACGGCTCGTGAGGCGATGGATGCGATGCGCCTGGACGCGGTCGACGAAACGAAGGAGGtaaagaaggcgaacgccTCGACGCGCCGGACCGGGAAGCCAACGCCCGCGAGGGACTATGAGCAGCGACAGAAGCCGAaaccgaagaaggaagcagacgtGTGGCTCCTGTCGCCGCCGTGTCAACCGTACACGCGGGGTGGGAAGCGCGAGGATCTCCACGACCCACGTGCTCGAGGCCTTCTAAACCTTCTCGACTGCCTCGAGCGTCTGGCGGATCCACCAAAGTTGCTGTTTCTGGAAAACGTTCGCGGCTTCGAGGAGTCCCAGACGCGGGCGCGCCTTCTGAAAGTCTTGCGACAGAGAGCGTACCAGGTCGAGgagtttctcctctcgcccaCGCAACTGGGGTTCCCCAACACGCGCGTCCGATACTACTGCCTGGCAACACGGGCTGGCGGAGCTgaggagggcggcgacgaagaaggaagttgTTGCCTTGGGGAGAAACGTCAAGAGCAGGAGGAGCCCAccagcgaggaggcagacactggaagcggcgagcgcgagccgagcgcgcgagacgaggcgcacAGGCCTCGAGACGCGACGCTCTGCCCCTCTTTtttcgaggcgagaaaagaggcaactcaagaagagacgcacagTGGCTGTCtggcagcgagaggcgaagctcTTTCCACGCATGCCAACTTAGGCGAAGACCATTCAGACACCCAAAGCCCTCTGTGCATCAGTCCGCCCGCAGCCGCCCTCGACTTGTGGTGTCAGCACGCCGGAGTGCCCTGCGAGTGCCTGCGTGCAGGCGCAGACCCCGTTCCGGTGGCGGGTTCGGAGCCGTCGGCGCGACCTGacgcttccccttcctctgtctcgtgtgCGCCTCCGTTCACGATTCGCCAGCCCGTGTCCCGGCCGATCGGCGCGTTTCTCGACTCCTCGCTGagtgccgagaagctgcggGAGCTAACGGTTCCCTCTGAAAAACTCCGACGCTTCATCGACTTTGCTCGCCCGGGATGTTCCCACGCGTGCTctgcggcgaggccgccgcgcgCCGCCACGCGCTTCCACAAGAACCGCGAGCGCCTCGCAGACTCTCCGGCGGGCGCGGCTGCGAGGCAAACGGCGGAGAGGCTTGAGCCGGAGACGCCTGGCGCGAGCGCACGGGTGGGTTCGAGCATCTCGAGGGGCGCACACGAGACGCAGGTCGCGCAGGAACGGCCAAGTGGCGAGTTTGCGGTGCGTGCCGAGTGCAGGTGCGTCTGCTGTCAACAGGGAAACTGCGTGTGCGCCAAGTTCGCGTTCCGTCTGGATGTGGTGACTCCCGAATCAACGGCGAGCAGCACTTTCACAAAGGGATACACAGCCAACATCCACACAGGAGGACCTCTCCTGCTCGTCccagcttcgtctcctgtgtcCCCTTCTCCCGCGTTGCCTTGCGAAAGGCCCACGTCGTCACGCCCAACTTGGTCTGCTcgctcgtcgtcttcctggctctcttcctcctcttctggcTCACCTGTTTCTGCCCGCACCGCGTCGTGTGTGCGTCCTCCGGGATCGGCTCTGTGCCCGTCTGTTACTGGGGTGGGGAATCCTTATCAGCACGTGTTTGCGACGGAGGAACTGGACAAGACGCGGTTTCAGCACGACCTCCGCGAGACCGACgtcgtccgtttcttctcgcgcgaaGAGCTGTTGCGGCTCCACGGCTATCCGCCggccttctcgttccccgACTCGATTCGGGATAAGAAAGCGGCGAGTCTGGTCGGGAACTCGGTGAATGTGGACGTCGTCGCCGTGTTGCTGGTGCATCTGCtgctcggcttcttctcttccgcacGGGACGCCCTCAAGGCAGACTCCGGCGCCGTTCGCGAGCCCGCGCCTTAA